In uncultured Propionivibrio sp., the sequence AGTGACACCGCGCCAGCAGGAAATCCTGGATTTCATCCGCAATTCGCTTGAAGTGCTTGGCGCGCCACCTACGCGAGCGGAGATCGCCCACGCGTTCGGCTTCGCCTCCCACAACGCTGCCGAAGAGCATCTCAAGGCGCTGGCAAAGAAAGGTTTGCTGGTGCTTGAACCGGGGTCGGCGCGGGGGATCCGTCTTGTTGAGCAACTCGGGCTGCCGTTGATCGGCAGTGTTGCCGCGGGCAGTCCGATCCTGGCGGTTGAAAACGTACAGATGCGTTATGCGCTCGATGCCAGTTTGTTCAAACCGCGCGCCGATTTTCTCTTGCGCGTGAGAGGGCTGTCCATGATCAACGCCGGAATTTTCGACGGCGATTTGTTGGCAGTGCATCGCTGTCAGGAAGCGCGGAATGGCCAGATCGTCGTGGCACGTCTTGATGAGGATGTGACGGTAAAGCGCTTCAGGAAACAGGGGGCAATCGTCGAATTGATCGCTGAAAACCCCGATTTCGAACCGATCGTTGTCGACACGCGCGAGCAGCCCGTCGCGATAGAAGGAATTGCGGTGGGGCTGATCCGTGGTCAGGAAGGTTTCTAAGCAGACGTCAGAGAGGTGCTTGTACGGGGAGGGTCTTCGGCTTTCTTAGTGCTTGTCTTGGCCGTCTTCTGTGCCGTCATGGCTCTTTGGAAGTGATCTGCTGCAGAACAGCCGCGGTTTGCGGATGTTTGTTCTGAAGCGCGTAGAACAACGGCGTCTTTCCTTCGCTATCCTTGATTTTCGCGTCGGCGCCGCGTTCGATCAGGAATTTCGTCAGCTTCGGTTGTCCGGTTGCTGCGGCAAGGTGGAGAACGGTTTGCCCGGATTCCGATTTCAGACTGATGTCGGCTTTTTTGTCGAGAAGTAGCTCCACTTCCTGCCGGCCGCCCGAAATGACCGCGACGTGTAACGGCGTCATTCCGACAAGATCTTTCAAGTTGACGTTTGCGCCCCTGCTGATGAGGTAGTCGCTGGTCTTGGTGTGCCCATA encodes:
- the lexA gene encoding transcriptional repressor LexA is translated as MKVTPRQQEILDFIRNSLEVLGAPPTRAEIAHAFGFASHNAAEEHLKALAKKGLLVLEPGSARGIRLVEQLGLPLIGSVAAGSPILAVENVQMRYALDASLFKPRADFLLRVRGLSMINAGIFDGDLLAVHRCQEARNGQIVVARLDEDVTVKRFRKQGAIVELIAENPDFEPIVVDTREQPVAIEGIAVGLIRGQEGF
- a CDS encoding ankyrin repeat domain-containing protein, whose protein sequence is MRQEQPAQAFGAIAQAQRFLALLAISAISVSLVSCGKSSDQTSPQVKAESAIVAESPLAKAVVQGDIGEIRTLIDGGADVNARDTLGRTPLHIAAFYGHTKTSDYLISRGANVNLKDLVGMTPLHVAVISGGRQEVELLLDKKADISLKSESGQTVLHLAAATGQPKLTKFLIERGADAKIKDSEGKTPLFYALQNKHPQTAAVLQQITSKEP